In Symphalangus syndactylus isolate Jambi chromosome 14, NHGRI_mSymSyn1-v2.1_pri, whole genome shotgun sequence, one DNA window encodes the following:
- the MRPL53 gene encoding large ribosomal subunit protein mL53: MAAALARLGLRPVKEVRVQFCPFEKNVEPARTFLQAVSSEKVRSTNLNCSVIADVRHDGSEPCVDVLFGDGHRLIMRGAHLTALEMLTAFASHIRARDAAGSGDKPGADTGR; the protein is encoded by the exons ATGGCAGCTGCGTTGGCTCGGCTTGGTCTGCGGCCTGTCAAAGAGGTTCGGGTTCAATTCTGTCCCTTCGAGAAAAACGTGGAACCGGCGAG GACCTTCCTCCAGGCGGTGAGCAGTGAGAAGGTCCGCTCCACTAATCTCAACTGCTCAGTGATTGCGGACGTGAGGCATGACGGCTCCGAGCCCTGCGTGGACGTGCTGTTCG GAGACGGGCATCGCCTGATTATGCGCGGCGCTCATCTCACCGCTCTGGAAATGCTCACCGCCTTCGCCTCCCACATCCGGGCCAGGGACGCGGCGGGCAGCGGGGACAAGCCGGGCGCTGATACTGGTCGCTGA